A region from the Terriglobales bacterium genome encodes:
- a CDS encoding alpha/beta fold hydrolase produces MKRFAIAALFLVGAVCLHAADYPQPTPGDFVLKDFKFASGETLPELRIHYRTLGTPQKDAHGRVRNAVLVLHGTTGSGENFLSASFAGVLFSPGGLLDARTYYVVIPDGIGHGQSSKPSDGLHARFPRYGYDDMVTAQYRLLTEGLGVDHLRLVMGTSMGGMHTWVWGEKYPDFMDALLPLASLPVQIAGRNRAWRKMAVDAIRNDPGFNHGDYTAQPYGLTFAIDLLWLMSSSPVQRQKDSPTREQADAAVDQFVAGLMKSHDANDVAYAIDASWDYNPEPKLSTIQAPLLAINFADDLINPPELGILERAIKRVSHGRAVLIPAGPATRGHGTHSLPAVYQQHLAAFLKETTK; encoded by the coding sequence ATGAAACGCTTCGCGATTGCAGCCCTGTTCCTGGTCGGCGCCGTCTGCCTGCACGCCGCTGACTATCCGCAACCCACCCCCGGCGACTTCGTCCTCAAGGACTTCAAGTTCGCCTCGGGCGAGACCCTGCCCGAACTTCGCATCCACTACCGAACCCTGGGCACGCCGCAGAAGGACGCCCACGGCCGTGTGCGGAACGCCGTCCTGGTGCTGCACGGAACCACGGGCAGCGGCGAGAACTTTCTGAGTGCGAGCTTCGCTGGGGTCCTCTTCTCCCCCGGCGGCCTGCTGGACGCGCGCACGTACTACGTCGTGATCCCGGACGGCATCGGCCACGGCCAGTCCTCCAAGCCCTCCGACGGCCTGCACGCCCGCTTCCCCCGCTACGGCTACGACGACATGGTCACGGCGCAGTACCGCCTGCTGACCGAGGGCCTGGGCGTGGACCATCTGCGGCTGGTGATGGGGACCTCGATGGGCGGGATGCACACCTGGGTGTGGGGTGAGAAGTATCCCGACTTCATGGACGCGCTCCTGCCCCTGGCCTCCCTGCCCGTGCAAATCGCGGGGCGTAACCGCGCCTGGCGCAAGATGGCGGTGGACGCCATCCGCAACGACCCCGGCTTCAACCACGGCGACTACACCGCCCAGCCCTACGGGCTCACGTTCGCTATCGACCTGCTCTGGCTGATGAGCAGCAGTCCCGTGCAGCGCCAGAAAGACTCCCCGACGCGCGAGCAGGCCGATGCGGCGGTGGACCAATTCGTCGCCGGCCTGATGAAGAGCCACGACGCCAACGACGTGGCCTACGCCATCGACGCCTCCTGGGACTACAACCCCGAGCCGAAGCTCTCGACCATCCAGGCGCCGCTCTTGGCCATCAACTTCGCCGACGACCTCATCAATCCGCCGGAGCTGGGAATCCTCGAGCGCGCCATCAAGCGCGTGTCGCATGGGCGCGCGGTGCTGATCCCGGCGGGCCCGGCGACCCGCGGCCACGGAACCCATTCCCTGCCCGCGGTGTACCAGCAACACCTGGCAGCGTTCCTCAAGGAGACGACGAAGTAG
- a CDS encoding ABC transporter permease yields MWRSSFFRQCLRSLWRNKLRSFLTVLGIVTGVGSFICAVGIGSAGSAKVEAQLRSLGDNMIWVEAGSRSRNGVRNGARGTRSLVLADMQAIQSQVPLIRIQTPNADGRITVVYNKRNWYTSYRGVTPEFFEIRKWELQSGALFTKEDVDRAVPVCVLGQTAADNLFFDEDPVGKIVRVRDMPCKVVGTLRRKGASVTGQDQDDFLILPYTTVQKRITGEFWLDDIFCSAVSGEAIPEAKRQIITLLRERHHMNPGEDDDFNIRTPEELIQAQLATAEVFTLLLAAISSLSLLVGGIGIMNIMLVTVTERTREIGVRLAVGATEWDIRAQFLSEAVAISLFGGLLGVLAGFGGAVAVQSLLHWDMEVTRTVVLVGCLFSVVLGVTCGYYPADRAAQLNPIEALRFE; encoded by the coding sequence ATGTGGCGCTCGTCCTTTTTCCGTCAATGCCTCCGCTCGCTGTGGCGGAACAAGCTGCGCAGCTTCCTGACCGTGCTGGGCATCGTCACCGGCGTGGGATCGTTCATTTGCGCGGTGGGCATCGGCAGCGCGGGCTCGGCGAAGGTGGAGGCGCAGCTGCGCAGCCTGGGCGACAACATGATCTGGGTGGAGGCCGGCAGCCGAAGCCGCAATGGGGTGCGCAACGGAGCCCGCGGCACCCGCAGCCTGGTGCTGGCCGACATGCAGGCCATCCAGAGCCAGGTGCCGCTCATCCGCATCCAGACGCCCAACGCGGACGGGCGCATCACCGTGGTCTACAACAAGCGCAACTGGTACACCTCCTACCGCGGTGTGACACCGGAGTTCTTCGAGATCCGCAAGTGGGAGCTGCAATCGGGCGCGCTCTTCACCAAGGAGGATGTGGACCGCGCCGTCCCGGTGTGCGTGCTGGGGCAGACGGCGGCGGACAACCTCTTCTTTGACGAAGATCCGGTGGGCAAGATCGTTCGCGTGCGCGACATGCCCTGCAAGGTGGTGGGGACGCTGCGGCGCAAGGGCGCCTCCGTCACCGGCCAGGACCAGGACGACTTCCTCATCCTGCCCTACACAACCGTGCAGAAACGGATTACGGGCGAGTTCTGGCTGGACGACATCTTCTGCTCCGCGGTCTCCGGGGAAGCCATCCCGGAGGCCAAGCGCCAGATCATCACCCTGTTGCGGGAGCGCCACCACATGAACCCGGGCGAGGACGACGACTTCAACATCCGCACGCCGGAGGAGCTGATCCAGGCGCAACTGGCCACGGCCGAGGTGTTCACCCTGCTGCTGGCGGCGATCTCTTCGCTCTCGCTGCTGGTGGGAGGCATCGGCATCATGAACATCATGCTGGTGACGGTGACCGAGCGGACGCGGGAGATCGGGGTGCGCCTGGCCGTGGGCGCCACCGAGTGGGACATCCGCGCGCAGTTCCTGAGCGAGGCCGTGGCCATCAGCCTGTTCGGCGGATTGCTGGGCGTGCTGGCCGGCTTCGGCGGCGCCGTCGCCGTCCAGAGCCTGCTGCATTGGGATATGGAAGTCACCCGGACCGTGGTTTTGGTCGGGTGCCTGTTCTCCGTGGTCCTGGGGGTCACGTGCGGATACTACCCGGCCGACCGCGCCGCGCAACTCAATCCCATCGAAGCGTTGCGCTTCGAGTAG